A portion of the Dethiosulfovibrio salsuginis genome contains these proteins:
- a CDS encoding DUF6444 domain-containing protein, with protein sequence MFQKPTYEELFEDNQMLKAINKSLSERISELEAILKQNSQTSSKPPSSDGYKKPKPTSSRKKSDKSKGAQKGHK encoded by the coding sequence ATGTTTCAGAAACCCACCTACGAAGAGCTCTTCGAGGACAACCAGATGCTCAAGGCGATAAACAAGAGCCTCAGCGAGAGGATCTCAGAGCTCGAAGCCATCCTGAAACAAAACAGCCAGACCAGCTCTAAGCCTCCTTCAAGCGACGGCTATAAAAAGCCCAAGCCGACCAGCTCCCGGAAGAAAAGCGACAAGAGTAAAGGGGCTCAGAAGGGCCATAAA